Proteins from one Bradyrhizobium amphicarpaeae genomic window:
- a CDS encoding DUF1522 domain-containing protein, producing the protein MSGIVLSASVRQNLLSLQSTADLLATTQNRLSTGRSVNSALDNPTNFFTAQSLDNRASDINNLLDGIANGVQVLQAANTGLTSLQKLIDSAKSIANQALQTTVGYSTKSNVSTTISGATAADLRGTTSFASATASSNVLYNGTAGGTTAANGTTTLGATIGSFTGTTATTGAGGTTALTGTITLIATNGTSASGLTGVAQPADGDTLTVNGKTITFRAGTAPAASAVPAGSGVSGHLVTDGNGNTTVYLGSTGTPATLATVSDLLSAIDLASGVNTVAISAGAATITNSVGQTPSSVAASAVTLKSSTGADLNVTGKADLLNALGLTTATGAGNANVEVNRTTTAASLGATVTDGSTLNVDGHVITFKNAPVPGSTGAPSVPSGYGANGNILTDGNGNSIVYLQAGTVNDVLKAIDLASGVQTATINANGTATLATATGQSNSTINTSGQLKISTGINADLSITGTGNALNVFGLAGNTGNATAFSAARTSGIGGLSGKTLTFSSFNGGTAVNVTFGDGTNGTVKTLDQLNSKLQANNLSATIDANGLLTITASNDYASSTLGSTTAGGAIGGTLTSALTFSTASNPVQDAVAQTARANLVSQYNNILNQIDTTSQDSSFNGVNLLNGDQLKLVFDETGKSSLNITGVTYNSKGLGLAALTVGVDFIDNAAANRVLTNLNAASSTLRSEASALGSNLSVVQIRQDFNKNLINVLQTGSSNLTLADTNVEAANSQALSTRQSIAVSALSLANTSQQSVLQLLR; encoded by the coding sequence ATGTCCGGTATTGTTCTCTCTGCGTCGGTTCGCCAGAACCTCCTCTCTCTCCAGTCCACCGCCGATCTTCTCGCCACCACACAGAACCGTCTGTCGACCGGCAGAAGCGTCAACTCGGCGCTCGACAATCCCACCAACTTCTTCACCGCACAGTCGCTCGACAACCGCGCCAGCGACATCAACAACCTGCTCGACGGCATCGCCAACGGCGTTCAGGTGCTGCAGGCCGCCAACACCGGCCTGACCTCGCTGCAGAAGCTGATCGACAGCGCGAAGTCGATCGCCAACCAGGCGCTGCAGACCACCGTCGGCTACTCCACCAAGTCGAACGTCTCCACCACCATCTCGGGTGCGACGGCGGCCGACCTGCGCGGCACGACGAGCTTTGCCAGCGCCACCGCGAGCAGCAATGTGCTGTATAACGGTACGGCCGGCGGCACCACTGCGGCGAACGGCACCACGACGCTCGGCGCGACCATCGGCTCCTTCACCGGCACCACGGCAACGACCGGCGCCGGTGGCACCACGGCGCTGACTGGCACCATCACCCTGATCGCCACCAACGGCACGAGCGCGAGCGGCCTCACCGGCGTCGCCCAGCCGGCCGACGGCGACACGCTGACCGTGAACGGCAAGACCATCACCTTCCGTGCCGGCACCGCGCCGGCGGCGAGCGCTGTCCCGGCCGGTTCGGGCGTCAGCGGCCATCTCGTCACCGATGGCAACGGCAATACCACCGTCTATCTCGGCAGCACCGGCACCCCTGCGACGCTTGCGACCGTCAGCGACCTCCTGAGCGCAATCGACCTCGCCAGCGGCGTGAACACGGTTGCAATCAGCGCCGGTGCCGCGACGATCACCAACAGCGTCGGCCAGACTCCTTCGAGCGTCGCTGCAAGCGCCGTCACGCTGAAGAGCTCGACGGGTGCGGATCTGAACGTCACCGGCAAGGCCGACCTGCTCAATGCGCTCGGCCTGACGACGGCGACAGGGGCGGGTAACGCCAATGTCGAGGTCAACCGGACCACGACCGCGGCCTCGCTCGGTGCGACGGTCACTGACGGTTCGACGCTGAACGTCGACGGTCACGTCATCACGTTCAAGAACGCGCCGGTGCCGGGTTCGACCGGTGCTCCCAGCGTTCCGAGCGGTTACGGTGCGAACGGCAACATCCTCACCGACGGCAACGGCAACTCGATCGTCTATCTGCAGGCCGGCACGGTCAACGACGTGCTGAAGGCGATCGACCTTGCCAGCGGCGTGCAGACGGCGACGATCAACGCCAACGGCACCGCGACGCTTGCGACCGCCACCGGTCAGTCGAACTCGACGATCAACACCTCCGGCCAGCTCAAGATCTCGACCGGCATCAACGCCGATCTGTCGATCACCGGCACCGGTAACGCGCTCAACGTGTTCGGCCTCGCCGGCAACACCGGAAACGCAACGGCGTTCTCCGCCGCCCGCACGTCCGGCATCGGCGGCCTTAGCGGCAAGACCTTGACCTTCTCCTCCTTCAACGGCGGCACGGCGGTCAATGTCACCTTCGGCGACGGCACCAACGGCACGGTCAAGACGCTCGATCAGCTCAACTCGAAGCTTCAGGCCAACAACCTGTCCGCGACGATCGACGCCAACGGCCTGCTGACCATCACCGCGTCCAACGACTATGCGTCCTCGACGCTCGGCTCGACGACTGCCGGCGGCGCGATCGGCGGCACGCTCACCTCGGCGCTGACGTTCTCGACGGCGTCCAACCCCGTCCAGGATGCGGTTGCCCAGACGGCGCGTGCCAACCTGGTGTCTCAGTACAACAACATCCTGAACCAGATCGACACGACCTCGCAGGACTCCTCGTTCAACGGCGTCAACTTGTTGAACGGCGACCAGCTCAAGCTGGTGTTCGACGAGACCGGCAAGTCGAGCCTGAACATCACCGGCGTGACCTACAACTCGAAGGGTCTCGGTCTTGCCGCGCTGACGGTCGGCGTCGACTTCATCGACAACGCCGCGGCCAACAGGGTTTTGACCAACCTGAATGCCGCGTCGAGCACGCTGCGCTCGGAGGCTTCGGCCCTGGGCTCCAACCTCTCGGTCGTGCAGATCCGTCAGGACTTCAACAAGAACCTGATCAACGTGCTGCAGACGGGCTCGTCCAACCTGACGCTGGCCGACACCAATGTGGAGGCGGCCAACAGCCAGGCGCTGTCGACCCGCCAGTCGATCGCGGTCTCCGCGCTGTCGCTGGCCAACACCTCGCAGCAGAGCGTGCTCCAGTTGCTCCGCTAA
- a CDS encoding DUF1522 domain-containing protein, producing MSGIVLSSSVRQNLLSLQSTADLLATTQSRLSTGKSVNSALDNPTNFFTAQSLDNRASDINNLLDGIANGVQVLQAANTGITSLQKLIDSAKSIANQALQTTVGYSTKSNVSTTISGATAADLRGTTSYASATASSNVLYSGAAGGTTAASGTTTLGATIGSFTGTTATTGAGGTTALTGTITLIATNGTTATGLAGVAQPADGDTLTVNGKTITFRSGSAPATTAVPTGSGVSGNLVTDGSGNTTVYLGTAGTPAATVNDLLSAIDLASGVKTVSITSGAATLATSNGQTASSVAASAVTLKSSTGADLNVTGKADLLNALGLTSAVGGGNATVSATRTSSSGSLGATIADGSTLNVDGHVITFKNAPIPGSTGAPSVPSGFGTSGNVLTDGAGNSTVYLQGGTVNDVLKAIDLASGVQTATVNANGTATLATATGQTNSSINASGQLKISTGVNADLSITGTGNALNVLGLAGNTGTATAFTAARTSGVGGLTGKTLTFSSFNGGTAANVTFGDGTNGTVKTLDQLNSKLQANNLTATIDANGLLTVSTTNDYASSTIGSTAAGGSIGGTLTSALTFSTASTPVADTVAQTSRANLVNQYNNILQQIDSTAQDSSFNGVNLLNGDQLKLVFDETAKSSLSITGVTYNSKGLGLAALTSGVDFIDNAATNKVLTNLNSASSTLRSEASALGSNLTIVQVRQDFNKNLINVLQTGSSNLTLADTNVEAANSQALSTRQSIAVSALSLANQSQQSVLQLLR from the coding sequence ATGTCCGGTATCGTTCTCTCTTCATCGGTTCGTCAGAACCTGCTTTCCCTCCAGTCCACTGCTGATCTTCTCGCCACCACCCAAAGCCGTCTTTCGACCGGCAAGAGCGTCAATTCTGCTCTCGACAATCCCACCAACTTCTTCACCGCCCAGTCGCTCGACAACCGCGCCAGCGACATCAACAACCTGCTCGACGGCATCGCCAACGGCGTGCAGGTGCTGCAGGCTGCCAACACCGGCATCACCTCGCTGCAGAAGCTGATCGACAGCGCCAAGTCGATCGCCAACCAGGCGCTGCAGACCACTGTCGGTTACTCCACCAAGTCGAACGTCTCCACCACGATCTCCGGTGCGACGGCGGCCGACCTGCGCGGCACGACCTCCTATGCCAGCGCGACTGCCAGCAGCAACGTGCTGTATAGCGGCGCGGCCGGCGGCACCACCGCGGCAAGCGGCACCACGACGCTCGGCGCGACCATCGGCTCCTTCACCGGCACCACCGCGACGACCGGCGCCGGCGGCACCACGGCCCTGACCGGCACCATCACCCTGATCGCCACCAACGGCACCACCGCGACCGGCCTTGCCGGCGTGGCCCAGCCCGCTGACGGCGACACGCTGACTGTGAACGGCAAGACCATCACCTTCCGCAGCGGCTCGGCTCCGGCGACGACCGCCGTTCCGACCGGCTCGGGCGTCAGCGGCAACCTCGTCACCGACGGCAGCGGCAATACCACCGTCTATCTCGGCACCGCCGGCACGCCGGCTGCGACCGTGAACGATCTGTTGAGCGCGATCGATCTCGCCAGCGGCGTCAAGACGGTGTCCATCACGTCGGGTGCCGCGACACTCGCGACGAGCAACGGCCAGACCGCCTCGAGCGTCGCTGCAAGCGCCGTCACGCTGAAGAGCTCGACGGGTGCGGATCTGAACGTCACCGGTAAGGCCGATCTGCTCAATGCCCTCGGTCTGACGTCGGCCGTCGGCGGCGGCAACGCCACCGTGAGTGCTACCCGGACCTCGAGCTCGGGTTCACTTGGCGCGACGATTGCGGACGGTTCGACGCTGAACGTCGACGGTCACGTCATCACCTTCAAGAACGCGCCGATCCCGGGTTCGACCGGTGCTCCGAGCGTTCCGAGCGGGTTCGGCACGAGCGGCAACGTCCTCACCGACGGCGCCGGCAACTCGACGGTCTATCTGCAGGGTGGCACGGTCAACGACGTGCTGAAGGCGATCGACCTTGCCAGCGGCGTACAGACCGCGACGGTCAACGCCAACGGCACCGCGACGCTTGCGACCGCCACCGGCCAGACCAACTCGTCGATCAACGCTTCCGGCCAGCTCAAGATCTCGACCGGCGTCAATGCCGATCTGTCGATCACCGGCACCGGCAACGCGCTGAACGTGCTCGGCCTCGCCGGCAACACCGGGACTGCGACCGCCTTCACCGCGGCGCGCACCTCCGGCGTCGGCGGCCTCACCGGCAAGACCTTGACCTTCTCCTCCTTCAACGGCGGAACGGCGGCCAACGTCACCTTCGGCGACGGCACCAACGGTACGGTCAAGACGCTCGATCAGCTCAACTCGAAGCTCCAGGCCAACAACCTGACGGCGACGATCGACGCCAACGGCCTGCTGACGGTCTCCACCACCAACGACTACGCATCCTCGACCATCGGATCGACGGCCGCGGGTGGTTCGATTGGCGGTACGCTGACTTCGGCGCTGACCTTCTCGACGGCTTCCACCCCCGTCGCGGACACCGTTGCCCAGACCTCGCGTGCGAACCTGGTCAACCAGTACAACAACATCCTCCAGCAGATCGACTCGACTGCCCAGGACTCCTCGTTCAACGGCGTCAACCTGCTGAATGGTGACCAGCTCAAGCTGGTGTTCGACGAAACTGCCAAGTCGAGCCTCAGCATCACCGGCGTGACCTACAACTCGAAGGGTCTGGGCCTCGCCGCGCTGACCAGCGGTGTCGACTTCATCGACAACGCTGCCACCAACAAGGTGCTGACCAACCTGAACTCGGCGTCGAGCACGCTGCGTTCGGAAGCTTCGGCTCTGGGCTCGAACCTCACGATCGTGCAGGTTCGTCAGGACTTCAACAAGAACCTGATCAACGTGCTGCAGACCGGCTCGTCCAACCTGACGCTGGCCGACACCAACGTCGAAGCGGCCAACAGCCAGGCGCTGTCGACCCGTCAGTCGATCGCGGTCTCCGCGCTGTCGCTGGCCAACCAGTCGCAGCAGAGCGTGCTGCAGCTGCTCCGCTAA
- a CDS encoding DUF1522 domain-containing protein produces the protein MSGIVLSSSVRQNLLSLQSTADLLATTQNRLSTGKSVNSALDNPTNFFTAQSLDNRASDINNLLDGIANGVQVLQAANTGITSLQKLIDSAKSIANQALQTTVGYSTKSNVSATISGATAADLRGTTSYASATASSNVLFSGAAGGTTAASGTTTLGATIGSFTGTTATTGAGGTTALTGTITLIATNGTTATGLAGVAQPADGDTLTVNGKTITFRSGSAPATTAVPTGSGVSGNIVTDGSGNSTVYLGTAGTPAATVNDLLSAIDLASGVKTVSITAGAATLATSNGQTASSVAASAVTLKSSTGADLSVTGKADLLNALGLTSAVGGGNATVSATRTSSSASLGATIADGSTLNVDGHVITFKNAPIPGSTGAPSVPSGFGTSGNVLTDGAGNSTVYLQGGTVNDVLKAIDLATGVQTATVNANGTATLATATGQTNSSINASGQLKISTGVNADLSITGTGNALNVLGLAGNTGTATAFSAARTSGIGGISGKTLTFSSFNGGTAVNVTFGDGTNGTVKTLDQLNTKLQANNLTATIDANGLLTVSTTNDYASSTIGSSAAGGSIGGTLTSSLTFSTASTPVQDTVAQTSRANLVSQYNNILNQIDTTSQDSSFNGVNLLNGDQLKLVFDETGKSNLSITGVTYNSKGLGLAALTSGVDFIDNSATNKVLSNLNAASSTLRSEASSLGSNLSVVQVRQDFNKSLINVLQTGSSNLTLADTNTEAANSQALSTRQSIAVSALSLANQSQQSVLQLLR, from the coding sequence ATGTCCGGTATCGTCCTCTCCTCGTCGGTTCGTCAGAACCTGCTTTCCCTCCAGTCCACCGCTGATCTTCTCGCCACCACGCAGAACCGTCTGTCGACCGGCAAGAGCGTCAACTCGGCCCTGGACAATCCCACCAACTTCTTCACCGCCCAGTCGCTCGACAACCGCGCCAGCGACATCAACAACCTGCTCGATGGCATCGCCAACGGCGTGCAGGTGCTGCAGGCCGCCAACACCGGCATCACCTCGCTGCAGAAGCTGATCGACAGCGCCAAGTCGATCGCCAACCAGGCGCTGCAGACCACGGTCGGTTACTCCACCAAGTCGAACGTCTCCGCCACCATCTCGGGTGCGACGGCGGCCGACCTGCGCGGCACGACCTCCTATGCCAGCGCCACCGCCAGCAGCAACGTGCTGTTCAGCGGCGCGGCCGGCGGCACCACTGCGGCAAGCGGCACCACGACGCTCGGCGCCACCATCGGCTCCTTCACCGGCACGACCGCGACGACCGGCGCCGGCGGCACCACGGCCCTGACCGGCACCATCACCCTGATCGCCACCAACGGCACCACCGCGACCGGCCTTGCCGGCGTGGCCCAGCCCGCTGACGGCGACACGCTGACTGTCAACGGCAAGACCATCACCTTCCGCAGCGGCTCGGCTCCGGCGACGACTGCCGTTCCGACCGGCTCGGGCGTCAGCGGCAACATCGTCACCGACGGCAGCGGCAACAGCACCGTTTATCTCGGCACCGCCGGCACGCCGGCTGCGACCGTGAACGATCTGTTGAGCGCGATCGATCTCGCCAGCGGCGTCAAGACGGTGTCCATCACTGCGGGTGCCGCGACACTCGCGACGAGCAACGGCCAGACCGCCTCCAGCGTCGCTGCGAGCGCCGTCACGCTGAAGAGCTCAACGGGTGCGGATCTCAGCGTCACCGGTAAGGCCGATCTGCTCAATGCCCTCGGTCTGACGTCGGCCGTCGGCGGCGGCAACGCCACCGTGAGTGCTACCCGGACCTCGAGCTCGGCTTCGCTGGGTGCGACGATTGCGGACGGTTCGACGCTGAACGTCGACGGTCACGTCATCACCTTCAAGAACGCGCCGATCCCGGGTTCGACCGGTGCTCCGAGCGTTCCGAGCGGGTTCGGCACGAGCGGCAACGTCCTCACCGACGGCGCCGGCAACTCGACGGTCTATCTGCAGGGTGGCACGGTCAACGACGTGCTGAAGGCGATCGACCTCGCCACCGGCGTGCAGACCGCGACGGTCAACGCCAACGGCACCGCGACGCTCGCGACCGCCACCGGCCAGACCAACTCGTCGATCAACGCTTCCGGCCAGCTCAAGATCTCGACCGGCGTCAATGCCGATCTGTCGATCACCGGCACCGGCAACGCGCTGAACGTGCTCGGCCTCGCCGGCAACACCGGGACTGCGACCGCGTTCTCGGCGGCCCGCACCTCCGGCATCGGCGGCATCTCCGGCAAGACTTTGACCTTCTCCTCCTTCAACGGCGGCACGGCGGTCAACGTCACCTTCGGCGACGGCACCAACGGCACGGTCAAGACGCTCGATCAGCTCAACACCAAGCTTCAGGCCAACAACCTGACGGCGACGATCGACGCCAACGGCCTGCTGACGGTCTCCACCACCAACGACTACGCGTCCTCGACCATCGGATCGAGCGCTGCAGGTGGTTCGATCGGCGGCACGCTGACCTCGTCGCTGACCTTCTCGACGGCTTCCACCCCCGTCCAGGACACTGTTGCCCAGACTTCGCGTGCGAACCTGGTCAGCCAGTACAACAACATCCTGAACCAGATCGACACGACCTCGCAGGACTCCTCGTTCAACGGCGTCAACCTGCTGAACGGTGACCAGCTCAAGCTGGTGTTCGACGAGACCGGCAAGTCGAACCTCAGCATCACCGGCGTGACCTACAACTCCAAGGGTCTGGGTCTCGCCGCGTTGACCAGCGGCGTCGACTTCATCGACAACTCCGCGACCAACAAGGTGCTGTCGAACCTGAACGCGGCTTCGAGCACGCTGCGTTCGGAAGCTTCGAGCCTCGGCTCGAACCTCTCGGTGGTGCAGGTTCGTCAGGACTTCAACAAGAGCCTGATCAACGTGCTGCAGACCGGTTCGTCCAACCTGACGCTGGCCGACACCAACACGGAAGCGGCCAACAGCCAGGCGCTGTCGACCCGTCAGTCGATCGCGGTCTCCGCGCTGTCGCTGGCCAACCAGTCGCAGCAGAGCGTGCTGCAGCTGCTCCGCTAA
- the flbT gene encoding flagellar biosynthesis repressor FlbT, whose amino-acid sequence MALKVELRPHERIIVGNCVITNTDQRARLLIDGDNVPILRERDILTPETADSPAKLVYLAVQLMYISPDPQSQHGTYFNLVRDIVTAVPSAWPIIEGINNNILNGDLYRALKDARKLIAYEEKLRSQFEATHPLAEAPNADVSSAA is encoded by the coding sequence ATGGCCCTCAAGGTCGAGCTCAGACCGCACGAACGCATCATCGTCGGTAACTGCGTGATTACCAACACGGACCAGCGCGCCCGCCTCCTGATCGACGGCGACAACGTGCCGATCCTGCGCGAGCGCGACATCCTCACGCCGGAGACCGCGGATTCGCCTGCGAAGCTCGTCTATCTGGCGGTCCAGCTCATGTACATCTCGCCGGATCCGCAGAGCCAGCACGGCACCTATTTCAACCTGGTGCGCGACATCGTCACCGCGGTGCCGAGTGCCTGGCCGATCATCGAAGGCATCAACAACAACATCCTGAACGGCGACCTCTACCGGGCGCTGAAGGACGCCCGCAAGCTGATCGCCTATGAAGAGAAGCTGCGAAGCCAATTCGAGGCCACCCACCCCCTGGCGGAAGCGCCCAACGCCGACGTCAGCTCCGCCGCCTGA
- a CDS encoding pyridoxal phosphate-dependent decarboxylase family protein, which produces MNEIIRNAHSSVARTSLDPQDWSDFRALAHRMLDDAIDGIANVRARPVWQPIPDATRAAFKADVPHEASELAEVYREFVEHVAPYATGNVHPGFMGWVHGGGTAVGMIAEMLAAGLNANLGGRDHMPIEVERQIVDWMRRLFAFPDSASGIFVTGTSMANLMAVLVARSAALGTLARQHGIGNDGAVLTAYTSQAAHGCVSRAMDIAGLGTDALRKIGVDAGHRIDLAALRAQLTVDREIGFKPFLVVASAGTVDIGAIDDLEAIAELCREEGIWFHVDGAFGALAIFSPELAPLLRGIERADSIALDFHKWGQVPYDAGFLLVRDGEQHRQAFAQPAAYLRREARGLAAGAVWPCDLGPDLSRGFRALKTWFTLKTFGTDRLGATITRSCALAKYLEARVLAEPRLELLAPVNLNIVCFRYRADDAVNREIVADIQESGIAAPASTTLGGRFAIRAAIVNHRTEEADINALVGAVLEFGGRRCGDGMIEVEAPPLAAQ; this is translated from the coding sequence ATGAACGAGATCATCCGCAACGCGCACAGCTCCGTCGCGCGCACCTCGCTCGATCCGCAGGACTGGAGCGACTTTCGCGCGCTCGCCCATCGCATGCTCGACGATGCGATCGACGGCATCGCCAACGTTCGGGCGCGCCCGGTCTGGCAACCGATTCCCGATGCGACCCGCGCGGCCTTCAAGGCGGACGTGCCACACGAGGCGAGCGAGCTCGCCGAGGTCTATCGCGAATTCGTCGAGCATGTCGCGCCCTATGCGACCGGCAACGTCCATCCGGGCTTCATGGGCTGGGTGCATGGCGGCGGCACCGCGGTCGGCATGATCGCGGAGATGCTCGCGGCCGGCCTCAACGCCAATCTCGGCGGACGCGACCACATGCCGATCGAGGTCGAGCGCCAGATCGTCGACTGGATGCGCCGGCTGTTCGCGTTTCCGGACAGCGCGAGCGGCATCTTCGTCACGGGCACGTCGATGGCCAATCTGATGGCGGTGCTGGTGGCGCGTAGTGCTGCGCTCGGGACGCTGGCGCGGCAGCACGGCATCGGCAATGACGGCGCGGTGCTGACGGCCTATACGTCGCAGGCCGCGCATGGCTGCGTGTCCAGGGCGATGGACATTGCCGGGCTCGGCACCGATGCGCTGCGCAAGATCGGCGTCGATGCCGGTCATCGCATCGACCTTGCCGCGTTGCGTGCACAGCTCACCGTCGATCGCGAGATCGGTTTCAAGCCGTTCCTGGTCGTTGCGTCTGCCGGTACGGTGGACATTGGTGCGATCGACGACCTCGAGGCGATCGCGGAGCTGTGTCGCGAGGAGGGCATCTGGTTTCACGTCGACGGCGCTTTCGGCGCGCTCGCGATCTTCTCGCCTGAGCTCGCGCCGCTGCTCCGCGGCATCGAGCGCGCGGATTCCATTGCGCTCGACTTCCACAAATGGGGACAGGTGCCTTACGACGCCGGCTTCCTGCTGGTGCGCGACGGCGAGCAGCATCGGCAGGCCTTTGCGCAACCCGCGGCCTATCTGCGCCGCGAGGCGAGGGGGCTTGCGGCGGGCGCGGTCTGGCCCTGCGATCTCGGCCCCGATCTGTCGCGCGGCTTCCGTGCGCTGAAGACGTGGTTTACGCTGAAGACATTCGGCACCGACCGGCTCGGTGCGACGATCACGCGAAGCTGCGCGCTGGCGAAATATCTGGAGGCCCGCGTTCTGGCCGAACCGCGGCTGGAATTGCTGGCGCCGGTCAATCTCAACATCGTCTGCTTCCGCTACCGGGCCGATGATGCGGTCAATCGCGAGATCGTCGCCGACATCCAGGAGTCCGGAATAGCGGCGCCCGCGAGCACGACGCTGGGCGGCAGGTTTGCGATCCGCGCCGCGATCGTCAATCACCGTACCGAGGAGGCGGACATCAATGCGCTGGTCGGAGCGGTGCTGGAGTTCGGCGGCCGGCGGTGCGGCGACGGAATGATCGAGGTCGAGGCACCGCCGCTCGCAGCGCAATAG
- a CDS encoding ATP-grasp domain-containing protein, whose translation MQHPVSAPLCMTTANYADRIGFAQLTRQAFEGVDLHPLRDQLLTRIAAGTALAGEGLDLSLITQLLGDKEQGLAIQSEVLAFHQLFRTPSAAPKPGLRVLALAADIDMGGNTPIEFLLEGSDIELLTLYVVEGVGLPKDLPEHDVAIVVASDSEECREALASIGRVAPHWPRPLLNRPDRIGNLDRDKLHRLLAGVPGLDIPATIHATRAQLSDLSRGQIACRDIAAELRFPMIARPRGSHAGVGLAKLDDAAAIAAYLAERDEQDFFVARFVDYVSPDGLYRKYRLAMVDGKPYACHMAIADRWDIWYLNAYMAFSEEKRAEEAIFMRDFEHAFAARHGSALDEMSRRVGLDYFIVDCAENQSNELLVFEADNTAVVHNMDSPDVFPYKPPQMRKIFAAFSAMLSRHAGAGAGSAT comes from the coding sequence ATGCAGCATCCGGTTTCCGCGCCGCTTTGCATGACAACAGCGAACTATGCCGATCGCATCGGCTTCGCGCAGCTGACGCGCCAGGCCTTTGAAGGTGTCGACCTGCATCCATTGCGCGACCAGCTGCTGACGCGGATCGCGGCGGGGACGGCGCTCGCGGGCGAAGGGCTGGATCTGTCGTTGATCACCCAGCTGCTCGGCGACAAGGAACAGGGGCTTGCGATCCAGTCGGAGGTGCTGGCCTTCCACCAATTGTTTCGCACGCCGAGCGCGGCTCCGAAGCCGGGCCTGCGCGTGCTCGCGCTTGCAGCCGACATCGACATGGGCGGCAACACGCCGATCGAGTTTCTGCTCGAAGGCTCTGACATCGAGCTGTTGACGCTCTACGTGGTCGAGGGCGTCGGTCTGCCAAAGGATTTGCCCGAGCACGACGTTGCCATCGTGGTCGCATCCGATTCCGAGGAATGCCGCGAGGCGCTCGCTTCGATCGGGAGGGTCGCGCCGCATTGGCCGCGGCCACTGCTCAATCGTCCCGATCGCATCGGCAACCTCGATCGCGACAAGCTGCACCGCCTGCTGGCCGGCGTGCCGGGTCTCGACATTCCCGCGACGATTCACGCAACGCGCGCGCAATTGTCCGATCTTTCGCGAGGGCAGATCGCCTGCCGTGACATCGCGGCTGAATTGCGCTTTCCGATGATCGCGCGGCCGCGCGGCTCGCATGCCGGCGTCGGGCTCGCCAAGCTCGACGATGCCGCGGCGATCGCGGCCTATCTTGCCGAGCGTGATGAGCAGGATTTCTTCGTCGCGCGTTTCGTCGACTACGTGAGCCCCGACGGGCTCTACCGCAAATATCGTCTCGCGATGGTCGACGGCAAACCCTACGCCTGCCACATGGCGATCGCCGACCGCTGGGACATCTGGTATCTCAACGCCTACATGGCGTTCAGCGAGGAGAAGCGTGCGGAAGAGGCGATCTTCATGCGCGACTTCGAGCACGCCTTCGCTGCGCGCCACGGAAGCGCGCTCGATGAGATGAGCCGGCGCGTCGGCCTCGATTATTTCATCGTCGATTGCGCCGAGAACCAGAGCAACGAGCTGCTGGTGTTCGAAGCCGACAACACCGCCGTCGTGCACAACATGGATTCGCCCGACGTGTTTCCGTACAAGCCGCCGCAGATGCGCAAGATCTTCGCGGCGTTCTCGGCGATGCTGTCGCGGCACGCAGGCGCAGGCGCGGGGAGTGCAACATGA